From one Candidatus Woesearchaeota archaeon genomic stretch:
- the carA gene encoding glutamine-hydrolyzing carbamoyl-phosphate synthase small subunit, protein MQSKGGDIKLVLEDGSVFCGSSFGSEKSAAGEVVFNTGMVGYPETLTDPSYRGQILVLTYPLIGNYGVPGNETEDNLLKYFESGKIQISGLIVSNYSENYSHWNAKKSLSDWLKENNIPAIQGIDTRELTKKLREKGTMLGKIIYGNNDIELEDPNKRNLVAEVSIKEPITYEKGKTKVVVIDCGIKNNIIRSLLKRNITVIRVPWDYDFLKLEFDALLISNGPGNPKMAKETIANVKKALESNIPTFGICLGNQILALAAGGDTYKLKYGHRSQNQPCLEIGTKRCFITSQNHGYAVDIKTLPNEWKPWFVNVNDNTNEGIKHSAKPFMSIQFHPEAAPGPVDTGFLFDKFLEMLK, encoded by the coding sequence ATGCAATCAAAAGGGGGCGATATAAAGCTTGTTCTTGAAGATGGCTCTGTTTTCTGCGGCTCTTCCTTCGGATCTGAAAAAAGCGCTGCAGGAGAAGTTGTATTCAACACAGGAATGGTCGGCTATCCTGAAACTCTGACTGATCCTTCCTACAGGGGCCAGATATTAGTTCTTACATACCCGTTGATCGGCAATTACGGCGTTCCTGGAAATGAAACAGAAGATAATTTATTGAAATATTTTGAATCAGGCAAAATACAGATTTCCGGCTTGATTGTCTCGAATTACAGCGAAAACTATTCTCACTGGAATGCAAAGAAATCCCTTTCAGACTGGCTAAAAGAAAACAATATTCCGGCAATCCAAGGCATTGACACAAGGGAATTGACAAAAAAACTAAGGGAAAAAGGAACAATGCTCGGCAAAATCATATATGGCAATAATGACATTGAGCTTGAAGACCCGAACAAAAGAAACTTGGTTGCAGAAGTAAGCATCAAAGAGCCGATTACATATGAAAAAGGAAAAACAAAAGTTGTTGTTATAGACTGCGGAATAAAAAACAACATCATAAGAAGCCTGTTGAAAAGAAACATCACTGTGATCAGGGTTCCGTGGGATTATGATTTTTTAAAGCTTGAATTTGATGCATTGCTTATTTCCAATGGCCCAGGCAACCCTAAAATGGCAAAAGAAACAATTGCAAATGTAAAAAAAGCATTGGAAAGCAATATTCCAACATTTGGCATCTGTTTAGGAAATCAGATATTGGCTTTAGCAGCAGGCGGCGATACTTATAAGCTGAAATACGGGCATAGATCTCAGAATCAGCCATGCCTGGAAATCGGAACAAAAAGGTGTTTTATCACATCGCAGAATCACGGCTATGCTGTCGACATTAAAACTTTGCCAAATGAATGGAAGCCCTGGTTTGTCAATGTGAATGACAACACAAATGAAGGAATAAAACATTCAGCCAAACCATTTATGTCAATTCAGTTCCACCCAGAAGCAGCGCCCGGCCCAGTAGACACAGGATTTTTATTTGACAAGTTTCTGGAGATGCTAAAATGA
- the metK gene encoding methionine adenosyltransferase, producing MAKTYFVTSESVTEGHPDKICDQVSDAIVDNLFAQDPMSRVAVETMTTTGLVICAGEVTTRGYADVQKIVRATLKDIGYTDPQFGIDCEDAGVLVSIHGQSANISQGVTEGADHEQGAGDQGMMYGFACNETPELMPLPIILAHKLTRRMAEVRKNGEIKHIGPDGKSQVSVEYEDGKPKRIDAVVIAQQHKKDISEDELKKEILEKVVKPVCGYMMDAKTKVHINATGVFVIGGPEGDTGVTGRKIIVDSYGGVGRHGGGAFSGKDPTKVDRSGAYVCRYVAKNIVAAGLADKCEVALSYAIGVAEPTSINVDCFGTNKIPEDKINELVRKHFNLKPRGIIESLKLRNPIYRETANYGHFGREPVVKDVKIDINGRTTVFENIEFFTWEKTDKAEILKKEAGL from the coding sequence ATGGCAAAAACATATTTTGTAACAAGCGAAAGCGTGACAGAAGGCCATCCGGATAAGATCTGCGACCAGGTAAGCGATGCGATAGTCGACAATCTGTTTGCGCAGGATCCTATGTCGAGAGTGGCAGTTGAAACAATGACAACAACGGGATTAGTAATATGCGCAGGCGAAGTCACAACAAGAGGATATGCAGATGTGCAGAAGATTGTGAGAGCTACACTGAAGGACATAGGGTATACAGATCCGCAATTCGGAATTGACTGCGAGGATGCTGGCGTTTTGGTTTCAATCCACGGCCAAAGCGCGAATATTTCACAGGGAGTTACAGAAGGAGCAGACCATGAGCAGGGAGCAGGTGATCAGGGAATGATGTACGGCTTTGCATGCAATGAAACTCCTGAGCTGATGCCTTTGCCGATAATTCTGGCTCATAAACTGACAAGAAGAATGGCCGAAGTCAGAAAAAATGGTGAGATAAAACATATCGGGCCGGATGGGAAATCGCAGGTAAGTGTTGAGTATGAAGATGGGAAGCCAAAAAGAATAGATGCGGTTGTTATTGCGCAGCAGCACAAAAAGGACATTTCAGAAGATGAACTAAAGAAAGAAATCCTTGAAAAAGTTGTAAAGCCTGTATGCGGCTATATGATGGATGCCAAGACAAAAGTCCATATCAATGCAACAGGCGTATTCGTGATTGGAGGCCCTGAAGGTGATACAGGAGTTACAGGAAGAAAGATAATTGTTGATTCTTACGGCGGAGTCGGCCGTCATGGCGGCGGCGCTTTCAGCGGAAAAGACCCAACCAAAGTTGACAGAAGCGGGGCTTATGTCTGCAGATATGTTGCAAAAAACATTGTTGCAGCAGGCCTGGCTGACAAGTGCGAAGTTGCTTTAAGCTATGCAATCGGAGTTGCAGAGCCCACATCAATAAATGTTGACTGCTTTGGCACAAACAAGATTCCTGAAGATAAGATAAATGAGCTTGTAAGGAAACATTTTAATTTAAAGCCGCGCGGCATAATTGAAAGCTTAAAGCTGAGAAACCCGATCTACAGGGAAACAGCAAATTACGGCCATTTCGGAAGAGAGCCTGTTGTGAAAGACGTGAAGATCGACATCAACGGAAGAACAACTGTGTTTGAGAACATTGAATTCTTCACATGGGAGAAGACTGACAAAGCAGAGATACTAAAGAAAGAAGCCGGGCTGTAA
- a CDS encoding nucleotidyltransferase, translating into MINITGQNELFNLLGAKLDEKAECLAIGGSAMMFYGAKTETKDVDLVFLNKKPFELVKIALYEIGFNEKKNVKIIFPHYEIAKNKPIMMEGRDTRFNLFLNEVISLKISDSILSRVKETHEFGNLIIKIISPEDIIMLKCATEREKDRDDAASLIEKFNIDWNVIMKESVHQTEIGDYIFPVYLFDFLYELKNDFKIEIPEDVIRKTMKIGEKMMEERIKTGDIVKVEDFTKKKKIK; encoded by the coding sequence ATGATCAACATAACCGGGCAAAATGAATTATTCAATCTTTTAGGAGCAAAGCTTGATGAAAAAGCTGAATGCCTGGCTATTGGCGGCTCTGCAATGATGTTTTACGGAGCAAAAACAGAAACAAAGGATGTAGATTTGGTTTTTTTAAATAAAAAACCATTTGAGCTGGTAAAGATCGCCTTATACGAAATAGGCTTTAATGAAAAAAAGAATGTAAAAATCATATTCCCGCATTATGAAATCGCAAAAAACAAGCCAATAATGATGGAAGGCAGAGATACAAGATTTAATCTGTTCTTAAATGAGGTCATAAGCCTGAAAATATCCGATTCAATATTGAGCAGAGTCAAAGAAACCCACGAATTTGGCAATTTAATTATAAAAATAATTTCGCCTGAAGACATAATAATGCTCAAATGCGCAACTGAAAGGGAGAAAGATAGGGATGATGCTGCTTCATTAATAGAAAAATTCAATATTGATTGGAATGTCATAATGAAGGAAAGCGTGCACCAGACTGAAATAGGAGACTATATTTTCCCGGTTTATTTATTTGATTTTTTATATGAATTAAAGAATGACTTCAAAATTGAAATTCCTGAAGATGTTATCAGGAAAACCATGAAGATCGGAGAAAAGATGATGGAAGAAAGAATAAAAACAGGCGATATAGTTAAAGTTGAGGACTTTACAAAAAAGAAAAAAATAAAATAA
- the mtnP gene encoding S-methyl-5'-thioadenosine phosphorylase, producing the protein MVKIGIIGGSGLDDPKILKDAKEIEVITPYGEPSSLLTIGTIDGVDIVLLARHGRQHTIPPTQVNFRANIHALKEQGCTHILATTACGSLREEINRGDFVILDQFIDFTRHRKITFYEEFEAGIENAKHTSMADPFSEELREKLIETGRELGLKIHEKGTVVTIEGPRFSTRAESNMFRIWGADVINMSVAPEAILANEAGIPYAVVAMSTDYDCWKTDEAPVEWHEILKVFEKNVENVKKLLLKTIPKIR; encoded by the coding sequence ATGGTCAAAATAGGAATTATTGGCGGCTCTGGGCTGGATGATCCAAAGATATTGAAGGATGCAAAAGAAATAGAAGTTATTACTCCTTATGGCGAGCCTTCTTCTCTGCTGACAATCGGGACTATAGATGGAGTTGATATTGTGCTTCTTGCAAGGCATGGAAGGCAGCATACTATTCCGCCAACTCAGGTTAATTTCAGGGCAAACATTCATGCGCTAAAAGAGCAGGGTTGCACTCATATATTGGCAACAACTGCCTGCGGCTCTTTGAGGGAAGAGATTAACAGAGGAGATTTTGTCATTCTCGACCAATTCATAGATTTCACAAGGCACAGAAAGATAACCTTTTATGAAGAATTTGAAGCAGGCATAGAGAATGCAAAACATACTTCGATGGCAGATCCTTTTTCAGAAGAATTAAGGGAAAAATTAATAGAAACAGGAAGAGAATTAGGCTTGAAAATACATGAAAAGGGAACTGTTGTTACAATTGAAGGCCCAAGATTTTCAACAAGGGCAGAATCCAATATGTTCAGGATATGGGGGGCAGATGTGATAAACATGTCAGTTGCTCCTGAAGCGATACTTGCAAATGAAGCAGGAATTCCCTATGCTGTTGTTGCTATGTCAACTGATTATGACTGCTGGAAAACAGATGAAGCGCCGGTTGAATGGCATGAGATATTGAAGGTTTTTGAAAAAAATGTTGAGAACGTAAAAAAATTGCTGTTGAAAACAATACCCAAAATAAGGTGA
- a CDS encoding cob(I)yrinic acid a,c-diamide adenosyltransferase, whose product MPTNRLGLVQVYTGNGKGKTSIALGIALRAVGQNLKVYIVQFLKGGAYTGEFIAATNFLPQLKIKQFGKHCVKEKKQLKLEGANGFPHLNYIREDVDCGECRECFLDDSEQKMLAIEAFEHTKGVVNSGDYDLVVLDEINNCMDKGLVNVDAVLELIKNKPSNVELVLTGRNAPKEIIDIADLVTVMDELKHPMQSGVVGRRGVEY is encoded by the coding sequence ATGCCAACAAACAGGCTTGGACTGGTCCAGGTTTACACAGGAAATGGAAAAGGGAAGACAAGCATTGCATTAGGCATTGCGTTGAGGGCTGTTGGGCAGAATTTAAAAGTTTATATTGTGCAGTTTCTTAAAGGAGGAGCTTATACAGGCGAATTCATAGCAGCTACTAATTTTCTGCCGCAGCTCAAGATAAAGCAGTTTGGGAAGCACTGCGTGAAAGAGAAGAAGCAGCTGAAGCTTGAAGGAGCAAACGGATTTCCGCATCTGAATTATATAAGGGAAGATGTTGACTGCGGGGAGTGCAGGGAGTGCTTTCTTGATGACAGCGAGCAGAAAATGCTCGCAATAGAGGCATTTGAGCATACGAAAGGCGTTGTCAATTCAGGCGATTATGATCTTGTTGTTCTCGACGAGATAAACAACTGTATGGACAAGGGATTGGTGAATGTGGATGCTGTTCTGGAGCTGATAAAAAACAAGCCATCCAATGTAGAGCTTGTCCTGACAGGAAGGAATGCGCCGAAAGAGATAATTGACATTGCAGATCTTGTTACTGTGATGGATGAATTGAAGCATCCGATGCAGAGCGGAGTTGTAGGAAGAAGGGGAGTGGAATACTGA
- a CDS encoding ferritin family protein, whose translation MYTKKDLIRVLKQDIKTEINAINFYVDNIDDLNYGKNYKLVNELLFGSMTHLRIVAEELCRLCRSSSAKALKAAIERAVKEEEGMRAIYEYENNRTKEARLKKIFGKLTAQETHHKKLARSLK comes from the coding sequence ATGTACACAAAAAAGGATCTTATAAGGGTTTTAAAGCAGGATATCAAAACAGAGATAAATGCGATTAACTTCTATGTTGATAACATTGATGACTTAAATTATGGCAAGAACTACAAGCTTGTAAATGAGCTGCTCTTTGGTTCGATGACGCATTTAAGGATTGTTGCAGAGGAGCTTTGCAGGCTGTGCAGGAGCTCTTCAGCAAAAGCGCTGAAAGCAGCCATTGAAAGGGCAGTTAAAGAGGAAGAGGGAATGAGGGCAATTTACGAGTATGAGAATAACAGGACTAAAGAAGCCAGGCTGAAGAAAATATTCGGAAAGCTTACAGCGCAGGAAACCCATCATAAAAAACTGGCAAGATCGCTGAAATAA
- a CDS encoding CFI-box-CTERM domain-containing protein → MAIVKTLSVEKQDKLEDGLLKVDIGTPGEHYVDFSVCSKMVGSESKAFSDLSEQDKLNEDSIKLTNGEYFPIKNLGEIETITDIDVYPKDSDDEHFFGYGRGCFVATVVYRSAKHPNVLRLQEFKRDVLMHIYGGRMFVSAYYSGAGKGIAHFIEKHLPSSIPVIRKCLDFVVDAYSRKGQDLKK, encoded by the coding sequence ATGGCAATCGTAAAGACACTTTCGGTTGAAAAACAAGATAAATTGGAAGACGGCCTGCTTAAGGTAGACATAGGAACTCCAGGAGAACATTATGTTGACTTTTCTGTATGCAGCAAGATGGTGGGGAGCGAATCAAAAGCATTTTCAGATCTTTCTGAACAAGACAAATTAAACGAGGATTCAATCAAACTGACGAATGGAGAATATTTTCCCATCAAAAATCTAGGGGAAATCGAGACAATTACTGATATTGATGTATACCCAAAAGATTCTGATGATGAGCATTTTTTTGGTTACGGCCGAGGGTGTTTTGTTGCAACTGTTGTATATAGAAGTGCAAAACATCCAAATGTTCTAAGACTTCAAGAATTTAAACGTGATGTTTTAATGCATATTTATGGTGGAAGGATGTTTGTAAGCGCATATTATAGCGGCGCAGGAAAAGGGATTGCTCATTTTATCGAAAAACATCTGCCTTCTTCGATCCCAGTAATCCGCAAATGCCTTGATTTTGTGGTTGATGCCTATTCAAGAAAAGGACAAGATCTCAAAAAATAA
- the carB gene encoding carbamoyl-phosphate synthase (glutamine-hydrolyzing) large subunit, whose translation MIKPKKVLILGSGAIRIGQAGEFDYSGSQCIKALKEEGIKTVLVNPNIATIQTSENLADKIYFLPIDVYFVEKIIEKEKPDAILLSFGGQTALNVGVELHDKGILKKYNVKVLGTPVDAIKNTEDRELFVKKIVEAGLKVPRSAAASNVEDALKAAKKIGYPVMIRIAYALGGLGSGVSYSEEELSERAKKAFSFTKQILVEEYLEGWKEIEYEVVRDQYDNCITVCNMENFDPMGIHTGESIVVAPSQTLTNSEYHMLRDAAIKVIRHLGIVGECNIQYALAPDSEEYRIIEVNARLSRSSALASKATGYPLAFIAAKLALGYSLTELQNMITKKTMACFEPALDYIVVKIPRWDLQKFKMVKKEIGTEMKSVGEIMAIGRNFEETLQKAIRMLGIGMEGIVANEIELNNLDKELKNPTDQRVFAIAEAIKKGHSIDKIHDLSKIDKWFLYKIKNIVELEKEVMKYELEKISQSLLKEAKQKGFSDKQIAILTKSDELAVRKLRKKQGIVPYVKQIDTLAAEYPAKTNYLYLTYNGNEDDIDFNEKNQVIVLGGGAYRIGSSVEFDWCCVNAVLTLRNLKYNTIMINYNPETVSTDYDICDKLYFDELSFERVLDIYEKEAPLGVIISMGGQIPNNLALKCHNVGVKILGTSPLNIDNSEDRHKFSKLLDTLSIDQPEWNELTSLTDAKAFAKKVSYPVLVRPSYVLSGAAMSVVLNENELEEYLKKASSVNKEHPVVISKFITDAKEIEIDAVANNGELFCYAISEHVENAGVHSGDATMVLPPQRTYLETMRRIKIITRKIAEALKITGPFNIQFIAKDNDVKVIECNLRASRSFPFVSKVFKINFIDIATKLMMGKNVPKIDKSAFDLDYVGVKAPMFSFTRLKGSDPVLGVEMASTGEVACLGDDFNEAFLKSLISVGFKLPKKNILLSTGPVYAKAELLESKKILAKMGFKFYATEGTAEFMKSNGLDAEVLYWPLEKKEPNTLSYITDGKIDLVINIPKSIEKEELDNDYLIRRKAVDFDVPLITNLQIAKRFVEAIARTKVEELKVKSWDEYK comes from the coding sequence ATGATCAAGCCAAAAAAAGTTTTGATATTGGGATCAGGAGCAATCAGAATAGGCCAGGCCGGAGAATTCGACTATTCAGGAAGCCAGTGCATAAAGGCGTTAAAGGAAGAAGGGATCAAAACAGTTCTTGTCAATCCAAACATTGCTACAATACAAACATCTGAAAATCTTGCAGACAAAATATATTTTCTGCCAATAGATGTATATTTTGTTGAAAAAATAATAGAAAAAGAAAAGCCAGATGCAATCCTGCTCAGCTTCGGAGGCCAGACAGCATTAAATGTTGGAGTCGAGCTTCATGATAAAGGCATTCTAAAGAAATATAATGTTAAAGTTTTAGGAACCCCGGTAGATGCTATAAAGAACACAGAAGACAGGGAATTGTTTGTTAAGAAAATAGTTGAAGCAGGGCTTAAAGTGCCGAGAAGCGCGGCTGCCAGCAATGTAGAAGACGCATTAAAAGCTGCAAAGAAAATCGGCTATCCTGTGATGATAAGAATTGCTTATGCTTTAGGCGGCTTAGGATCCGGAGTTTCTTACAGTGAAGAAGAACTGTCAGAAAGGGCAAAAAAAGCATTTTCCTTTACAAAGCAAATTTTAGTAGAAGAATATCTTGAAGGGTGGAAGGAAATCGAGTATGAAGTTGTAAGAGACCAGTATGACAACTGCATTACAGTCTGCAATATGGAGAATTTTGATCCAATGGGAATTCATACAGGAGAAAGCATTGTTGTTGCTCCTTCTCAAACGCTGACAAATTCAGAATATCATATGTTAAGAGATGCAGCAATAAAAGTTATAAGGCATTTAGGCATTGTCGGAGAGTGCAACATACAGTATGCTCTTGCCCCTGACTCTGAAGAATACAGGATAATTGAGGTCAATGCAAGGCTTTCAAGAAGCTCTGCTCTTGCTTCAAAAGCAACAGGCTATCCTCTGGCGTTTATAGCTGCAAAACTGGCATTAGGCTATTCCCTTACAGAATTGCAGAATATGATAACAAAAAAAACAATGGCATGCTTTGAGCCTGCGCTTGATTATATTGTTGTCAAAATACCAAGATGGGATCTGCAGAAATTCAAAATGGTCAAGAAAGAGATAGGCACTGAAATGAAATCAGTCGGCGAGATCATGGCAATTGGCAGGAATTTTGAGGAAACGCTGCAGAAGGCAATAAGGATGCTCGGAATCGGTATGGAAGGCATAGTTGCAAATGAGATAGAGCTGAACAATCTGGATAAAGAGCTTAAAAATCCTACTGACCAGAGGGTTTTTGCAATAGCAGAAGCAATTAAAAAAGGGCATTCGATAGATAAAATACACGATCTCTCTAAAATTGACAAATGGTTTTTGTATAAAATTAAAAACATTGTTGAACTGGAAAAAGAAGTAATGAAATATGAACTTGAAAAAATCTCACAATCATTACTAAAAGAAGCAAAGCAAAAAGGGTTTTCTGACAAGCAGATAGCAATCCTTACAAAAAGCGATGAATTAGCAGTTAGAAAATTAAGAAAAAAACAAGGCATAGTGCCTTATGTAAAGCAGATAGATACTTTAGCAGCAGAATACCCTGCAAAAACAAATTACCTGTATTTGACTTACAATGGCAATGAAGATGATATTGATTTCAATGAAAAAAACCAGGTCATAGTTTTAGGCGGCGGAGCTTACAGGATAGGCTCTTCAGTTGAGTTTGACTGGTGCTGCGTTAATGCTGTTTTGACATTGAGAAACTTGAAATACAATACAATAATGATCAATTACAATCCTGAAACTGTAAGCACGGATTATGATATCTGCGATAAATTATATTTTGACGAGCTTAGCTTTGAAAGAGTTCTTGATATTTATGAAAAAGAAGCTCCGCTCGGCGTAATAATTTCAATGGGCGGCCAGATTCCCAATAACCTTGCCTTGAAATGCCACAATGTCGGCGTTAAAATACTCGGCACATCTCCTTTAAATATAGACAATTCAGAAGACAGGCATAAATTTTCTAAATTGCTTGATACGCTTTCAATTGATCAGCCGGAATGGAACGAACTCACTTCTTTAACTGATGCAAAAGCATTTGCAAAAAAAGTTAGTTATCCTGTTCTTGTAAGGCCAAGCTATGTTTTAAGCGGCGCTGCAATGAGCGTTGTCTTAAATGAGAATGAGCTGGAAGAATATTTGAAGAAAGCATCATCTGTAAACAAGGAGCACCCTGTTGTGATAAGCAAATTCATAACAGATGCAAAAGAAATAGAAATAGATGCTGTTGCAAATAATGGTGAATTATTCTGCTATGCAATTTCAGAGCATGTTGAAAATGCAGGAGTTCATTCAGGCGATGCAACCATGGTGCTGCCGCCGCAAAGAACTTATCTGGAGACGATGAGAAGGATCAAAATAATAACAAGGAAGATTGCAGAAGCATTGAAAATAACCGGGCCATTCAACATCCAGTTCATAGCAAAAGACAATGATGTCAAGGTTATTGAATGCAATTTAAGGGCTTCAAGAAGCTTTCCATTCGTTTCAAAAGTTTTTAAGATAAATTTCATTGATATCGCAACAAAGCTTATGATGGGCAAGAATGTGCCTAAAATAGACAAGTCAGCGTTTGATCTTGATTATGTTGGAGTTAAAGCGCCAATGTTTTCATTCACAAGGCTGAAGGGGTCTGATCCTGTCTTGGGTGTTGAGATGGCTTCTACCGGCGAAGTTGCCTGTCTGGGAGATGATTTTAATGAAGCGTTTTTAAAAAGCCTTATTTCAGTTGGCTTTAAATTGCCGAAGAAAAACATTTTATTGTCAACCGGCCCCGTATATGCAAAAGCGGAGTTATTGGAAAGCAAAAAGATTCTTGCAAAAATGGGCTTCAAGTTTTATGCAACAGAAGGAACAGCCGAGTTTATGAAATCCAACGGGCTGGATGCAGAAGTTTTATACTGGCCGTTGGAAAAGAAAGAGCCGAATACTCTCAGCTATATAACTGATGGGAAGATAGATCTTGTCATAAATATCCCGAAAAGCATTGAAAAAGAAGAGCTTGACAATGATTATTTAATAAGAAGGAAGGCAGTTGATTTTGATGTTCCTCTGATCACCAATCTGCAGATCGCAAAAAGGTTTGTGGAAGCGATAGCAAGGACAAAGGTTGAAGAGCTGAAAGTGAAGAGCTGGGATGAGTATAAGTAA
- a CDS encoding adenine phosphoribosyltransferase produces the protein MMKSVSVMDNIKSKIRTIPHWPKQGVMFRDITTLLKDAQGLKDVIKEFVERYKDAKIDVVAGIESRGFILGGAVAHQLGVGFVPIRKKGKLPAEVERLTYDTEYSTDTIEMHKDAIKEGDNVLLIDDLIATGGTALAACKLIEKLGGKIVECAFIVDLPELKGKNKLLENNYKVFNLVEFEGE, from the coding sequence ATGATGAAGAGTGTGAGCGTTATGGACAATATTAAATCAAAAATCCGCACAATTCCGCATTGGCCTAAGCAGGGCGTTATGTTCAGGGACATTACAACACTGCTGAAAGATGCCCAGGGATTAAAAGATGTGATCAAAGAATTTGTTGAAAGATATAAAGATGCCAAAATAGATGTTGTTGCCGGGATTGAAAGCAGAGGATTTATTCTTGGCGGCGCAGTTGCGCATCAGCTTGGCGTCGGATTTGTTCCGATAAGGAAGAAAGGAAAGCTGCCTGCAGAGGTTGAAAGGCTGACTTATGACACAGAATACAGCACTGACACAATTGAAATGCACAAAGACGCAATAAAAGAAGGCGATAATGTGCTGCTTATAGACGATCTGATTGCTACCGGGGGTACAGCTCTTGCAGCATGCAAATTAATCGAAAAGCTCGGAGGAAAGATCGTAGAGTGCGCCTTCATTGTTGATCTTCCTGAATTGAAAGGCAAGAACAAATTGCTGGAAAACAATTACAAGGTTTTCAATCTGGTGGAGTTTGAAGGGGAATAA
- a CDS encoding Bro-N domain-containing protein: MEENNALVVFQGKQIRRIWHNDEWWFSVVDIIGILAESEDPRNYWKVLKHRLKEEGSEVVTNCNQLKLPASDGKFYEGDCANTQTIFRLIQSIPSKKAEPFKLWLAKAGYERVQEIENPELAQKRMKEIYKAKGYSDDWIEKRVRGIAIRDELTDEWKKRGVEADREFAILTAEISKATFGMTPGEYQKLKGLKKENLRDHMNDLELIFTMLGERVTTEITRNKDDEGFPECKDSAKEGGEVAGNARKDAERKIGRSIISGENYLSATEKDKRKRIEKKEQITGK, encoded by the coding sequence TTGGAAGAAAATAACGCATTAGTTGTATTCCAAGGAAAGCAGATAAGAAGAATCTGGCATAATGATGAATGGTGGTTTTCCGTAGTTGATATTATAGGCATTTTAGCTGAAAGTGAAGATCCAAGAAACTATTGGAAAGTGCTTAAACACAGATTGAAGGAGGAGGGCAGTGAGGTGGTTACAAATTGTAACCAACTGAAATTACCTGCATCTGATGGCAAGTTCTATGAGGGTGACTGCGCAAATACGCAGACAATATTCCGCTTAATCCAGTCAATCCCTTCTAAAAAAGCAGAGCCGTTTAAGCTTTGGTTAGCAAAGGCAGGCTATGAACGAGTGCAGGAAATAGAGAACCCAGAGCTTGCCCAGAAACGAATGAAGGAAATCTACAAAGCTAAAGGCTATTCTGATGATTGGATTGAAAAAAGAGTAAGGGGAATTGCTATAAGAGACGAACTCACAGATGAATGGAAGAAAAGAGGGGTGGAAGCTGACAGGGAATTTGCTATTTTAACGGCAGAGATCTCAAAAGCAACTTTTGGAATGACGCCAGGCGAATATCAAAAGCTCAAAGGGCTGAAAAAAGAGAATCTTAGGGATCATATGAATGATCTGGAGCTTATCTTTACAATGCTTGGCGAGAGGGTTACTACTGAAATTACAAGAAATAAAGATGATGAGGGTTTTCCAGAATGCAAAGATTCTGCAAAAGAAGGCGGAGAGGTTGCGGGCAACGCCAGGAAGGATGCTGAAAGAAAGATAGGCAGATCAATCATTTCAGGTGAGAATTACCTTTCTGCAACGGAAAAAGACAAAAGAAAAAGGATTGAAAAGAAAGAACAAATTACTGGAAAATAA
- a CDS encoding CBS domain-containing protein, translating into MPHELEEIRLLRKKLGITQSDLAKLANVSQSFIAKLEARLIEPSYTKTKKLFEVLTSFKEEKDPKAEQLMIKKIISLKPNDKVDEAIKLMRKHAISQVPIVERNNVVGIVSEATIINNIGKDIASLELKDIMEETPPIISKNSSMGLVSDLLKHYPIILVADKGKLEGLITKADLLKKV; encoded by the coding sequence ATGCCGCATGAACTTGAAGAAATAAGGCTGCTGAGAAAGAAGCTCGGGATAACGCAGTCAGATCTCGCTAAGCTGGCCAATGTATCGCAGAGCTTCATCGCAAAGCTCGAAGCAAGATTAATCGAGCCTTCTTACACAAAAACAAAGAAGCTTTTTGAAGTGCTGACTTCCTTTAAAGAGGAAAAAGATCCAAAGGCAGAGCAGCTCATGATTAAAAAGATAATTTCCTTAAAGCCCAATGACAAGGTTGATGAGGCGATAAAGCTGATGAGAAAGCATGCAATATCGCAGGTTCCGATTGTAGAGCGGAATAATGTTGTCGGCATTGTTTCAGAAGCGACAATAATAAACAACATAGGCAAGGACATTGCATCGCTGGAATTAAAAGACATAATGGAGGAAACGCCGCCGATAATATCAAAAAACTCATCAATGGGCCTGGTAAGTGATCTGCTGAAGCATTATCCGATCATACTTGTTGCCGACAAAGGCAAGTTAGAAGGGCTGATAACAAAGGCGGATTTGTTGAAGAAAGTTTAA